In Longimicrobium sp., one DNA window encodes the following:
- a CDS encoding sigma-54 dependent transcriptional regulator, whose amino-acid sequence MARILVVDDEQGIRNILRQLFEYEDHEVRAAGGAAEAIELFREFRPDVTFMDVKMARMDGLEALTKIREVDQTAVVVMISGHGTIDTAVEATRRGAFDFLEKPLDTERLLIVLRNALQQQGLLAENARLRGEVESRHQIVGRSFALRQVLDRVEKVAPTDARVLITGENGTGKELVARAVHRLSPRAEGPFVEVNCAAIPSELIESELFGHMKGSFTGAVDDRAGKFELADGGTLFLDEIGDMSLAAQAKVLRALQEGIITRVGGAKPIRVDVRVLAATNKDLEEEIKQGRFREDLFYRLNVIPLHVPPLRERREDIPMLVQHFSSTVAKEAALKPRQFTQEAVDRLQRMDWPGNVRELRNTVERLLILSSGGVVTADDVELLVGGHMKGGGLSGDLLGCRTFAEFKEAAERAFIIQKLRENDWNVSETARLLDMPRSNLYKKIERYELVREG is encoded by the coding sequence ATGGCCCGCATCCTGGTGGTTGACGACGAGCAGGGGATCCGCAACATCCTGCGGCAGCTCTTCGAGTACGAGGACCACGAAGTCCGCGCCGCCGGCGGCGCCGCCGAGGCGATCGAGCTCTTCCGCGAGTTCCGGCCCGACGTGACGTTCATGGACGTGAAGATGGCGCGCATGGACGGCCTGGAGGCGCTCACGAAGATCCGCGAGGTCGACCAGACCGCCGTGGTGGTGATGATCAGCGGCCACGGCACCATCGACACCGCGGTCGAGGCCACCCGCCGCGGCGCCTTCGACTTCCTGGAGAAGCCGCTCGACACCGAGCGCCTCCTGATCGTGCTGCGCAACGCGCTGCAGCAGCAGGGGCTCCTGGCCGAGAACGCGCGGCTGCGCGGCGAGGTGGAGAGCCGGCACCAGATCGTGGGGCGGAGCTTCGCGCTCAGGCAGGTGCTGGACCGGGTGGAGAAGGTGGCCCCCACCGACGCGCGCGTGCTGATCACCGGCGAGAACGGCACGGGGAAGGAGCTGGTGGCGCGCGCCGTCCACCGCCTCTCCCCGCGCGCCGAGGGCCCGTTCGTGGAGGTCAACTGCGCGGCGATCCCCTCCGAGCTCATCGAGAGCGAGCTGTTCGGCCACATGAAGGGCTCCTTCACCGGCGCCGTGGACGACCGCGCCGGCAAGTTCGAGCTGGCCGACGGCGGCACGCTCTTCCTGGACGAGATCGGCGACATGAGCCTGGCCGCGCAGGCCAAGGTGCTGCGCGCGCTGCAGGAGGGGATCATCACCCGCGTGGGCGGCGCCAAGCCGATCCGGGTGGACGTGCGCGTGCTGGCCGCCACCAACAAGGACCTGGAGGAGGAGATCAAGCAGGGGCGCTTCCGCGAGGACCTCTTCTACCGGCTGAACGTGATCCCGCTGCACGTGCCGCCGCTGCGCGAGCGCAGGGAAGACATCCCCATGCTGGTGCAGCACTTCTCCAGCACGGTGGCGAAGGAGGCGGCGCTCAAGCCCCGCCAGTTCACCCAGGAGGCGGTGGACCGGCTGCAGCGCATGGACTGGCCCGGCAACGTGCGCGAGCTGCGCAACACCGTCGAGCGCCTGCTGATCCTCTCCTCGGGCGGCGTGGTGACGGCCGACGACGTGGAGCTGCTGGTGGGCGGGCACATGAAGGGCGGCGGGCTCTCCGGCGACCTGCTCGGCTGCCGCACCTTCGCCGAGTTCAAGGAGGCGGCCGAACGCGCCTTCATCATCCAGAAGCTGCGCGAGAACGACTGGAACGTCTCCGAGACGGCCCGCCTGCTCGACATGCCCCGCTCGAACCTGTACAAGAAGATCGAGCGCTACGAGCTGGTGCGCGAAGGCTGA
- a CDS encoding carboxypeptidase-like regulatory domain-containing protein, with the protein MTRKIRPVWRLALLAGLVLGGAAACERELTSVPGGAVMAETVGSGAIAGRVLDVSGVPVPGARVSTPEGASAVTGAGGEFVLAGLPAAERLAATVTAEGYASTTAIYRVVPGATLSREIRVLRRGPRVRIDAAAGGVVAFAGGGRVTIPPNAFAGVKPGESVTVQVTYYDPAAEGQLAAAPGDFSATEADGTASQLETAGMVDVFVTNAQNAQVSVAPGQQVQISFPDRDGGAVATWGLYRFDTSTGTWVRTGDAPPAPDGTQQARVPSVDRPWNADQPLITTCITVKVEDLGGAPRANELVEVEGTNWRASGWTDSSGSVDIRVKSSSQADVSAGPAAQTITTPSASQNCTPSVTLAY; encoded by the coding sequence ATGACCAGGAAGATCCGGCCGGTGTGGCGTCTCGCCCTGCTCGCGGGGCTGGTGCTCGGCGGAGCGGCCGCGTGCGAGCGGGAGCTCACCTCGGTTCCCGGCGGGGCGGTGATGGCGGAGACGGTCGGAAGCGGGGCGATCGCCGGGCGCGTGCTGGACGTGTCGGGCGTCCCGGTGCCCGGCGCCCGCGTGAGCACCCCCGAGGGGGCCTCGGCGGTCACCGGCGCGGGCGGGGAGTTCGTCCTCGCGGGGCTGCCGGCCGCCGAGCGGCTGGCGGCCACGGTGACGGCGGAGGGCTACGCCTCCACGACGGCGATCTACCGGGTGGTCCCGGGGGCCACGCTCTCCCGCGAGATCCGGGTGCTGCGCCGCGGGCCGCGCGTGCGCATCGACGCAGCGGCGGGCGGGGTGGTGGCGTTCGCGGGCGGCGGGCGCGTGACGATTCCGCCCAACGCGTTCGCGGGGGTGAAGCCGGGCGAGTCGGTCACCGTGCAGGTCACCTACTACGACCCGGCGGCCGAGGGGCAGCTGGCCGCCGCGCCGGGCGACTTCAGCGCCACCGAGGCGGACGGGACGGCGTCGCAGCTGGAGACGGCGGGGATGGTGGACGTGTTCGTGACCAACGCGCAGAACGCGCAGGTCAGCGTGGCGCCGGGGCAGCAGGTGCAGATCAGCTTCCCCGACCGCGACGGGGGCGCCGTGGCCACGTGGGGGCTGTACCGCTTCGACACCAGCACGGGCACGTGGGTGCGCACGGGCGACGCCCCGCCCGCTCCCGACGGCACGCAGCAGGCGAGGGTCCCGTCGGTGGACCGGCCCTGGAACGCCGACCAGCCGCTCATCACCACCTGCATCACGGTGAAGGTGGAGGACCTGGGCGGCGCCCCGCGCGCCAACGAGCTGGTGGAGGTGGAGGGGACGAACTGGCGCGCCAGCGGGTGGACGGACTCCAGCGGGAGCGTGGACATCCGGGTGAAGTCGTCGTCGCAGGCCGACGTCTCGGCGGGGCCGGCGGCGCAGACGATCACCACGCCGTCCGCCAGCCAGAACTGCACCCCGTCGGTGACGCTCGCCTACTGA